One region of Marivirga arenosa genomic DNA includes:
- a CDS encoding TonB-dependent receptor has product MRLLAILFFTLISFLAQSQNLKGRVVDDRTNEGISSVSIQLIGTQYYTQTDSLGFFNLSLPNAESYRLRFTHVSYINIEKELKPSDSLFIQLKVDNLLLNQVDVNSTTDLLPNNGFKRVKPLSVNEMATPFNEFNQVIATLPGVVSNNELSSSYAVRGGNFDENLVYVNGIEIYRPFLVRAGQQEGLSFINPDLVQSINFSPGGWEAKYGDKLSSNLLIDYKTTAETEGNINLGLLGASGYLSTQFNEKDNLLLGLRYKNAKYLFNTFETSGEYLPRFLDFQAFYNYQISDQTSLDILAVFAQNDYRFEPASRNTDFGPFQQKLRFFVRYEGAEALTYKSFQGGARLRHLFTDNFRTSVILSAFSTAEFEYNNTEGFYQLCDVDSDLSSDTFDQCISLRGIGANYNYARNFLYAQVAQAIIRNDWQINGQHLLAFGIEHKNQFVDDYLDEFDFRDSANFAQVDRVIEQENELRAFFTNLYIQHEWQLDSRQSLNTGFRINYGSNTDELLFSPRVQYQLLLHPDKSGQLNISTGLYRQYPFYRELRDFSGNILPEVRAQSAFHLVGAYTKNLQIWERPFQLNSSIYYKYLFNIIPFDVDNIRLRYRPELTANGYAYGTDFRFSGEFIPGTESWFSLGLLSTEEDIQEDDKDYIRRPTDQRVTASIFFQDNFINDPTLRVNLKLQIGSGLPFGPPNSLNNRNIFTGEWYRRMDVGFSKQFRGERLQSNDYIESIWFGVDVLNVLGVTNTISYTWIEDVSSNTFAVPNSLSARFLNVKGIVKF; this is encoded by the coding sequence ATGCGTTTATTAGCAATTCTATTCTTTACTCTAATTTCATTCTTGGCTCAGAGTCAAAATTTGAAAGGGAGAGTGGTGGATGATAGAACAAATGAAGGTATTTCTTCAGTAAGCATTCAGCTTATTGGTACACAATATTATACCCAGACTGACAGTTTGGGTTTTTTTAATTTATCCTTGCCCAATGCTGAAAGCTACAGATTAAGGTTTACTCATGTCAGCTACATTAATATTGAAAAGGAATTAAAGCCTTCTGATTCCCTATTCATTCAGTTAAAAGTAGACAACCTTTTACTAAATCAAGTTGATGTAAATAGTACAACTGACCTGCTACCCAATAACGGTTTTAAGAGAGTTAAGCCCTTATCAGTTAATGAAATGGCAACTCCATTTAATGAGTTTAACCAAGTGATTGCTACATTACCTGGCGTGGTTTCAAATAATGAGTTAAGCAGCTCTTATGCAGTAAGAGGTGGTAATTTTGATGAAAATTTGGTTTATGTTAATGGTATTGAAATTTATCGTCCTTTTTTAGTTCGGGCAGGTCAGCAAGAAGGCTTAAGTTTTATCAATCCGGATTTAGTTCAGAGCATTAATTTTTCCCCTGGCGGCTGGGAGGCAAAATACGGTGATAAATTATCAAGTAACCTGTTAATAGATTATAAAACTACTGCTGAAACAGAAGGAAATATTAATCTTGGCCTATTAGGCGCTTCTGGTTATTTATCTACCCAATTTAATGAAAAAGACAATTTGTTACTTGGGTTAAGATATAAAAATGCTAAATATCTATTTAATACATTTGAAACTTCAGGCGAATATCTTCCTCGCTTCTTAGATTTTCAGGCCTTTTATAATTATCAAATATCAGATCAAACGTCACTTGATATTTTGGCGGTATTTGCCCAAAATGATTATCGTTTTGAGCCAGCTTCGCGTAATACTGATTTTGGACCCTTTCAACAAAAACTACGGTTTTTTGTACGCTATGAAGGCGCTGAAGCACTAACTTATAAAAGTTTTCAAGGTGGTGCTCGATTAAGACATTTATTTACTGATAATTTTAGAACATCCGTTATTCTTTCAGCCTTCTCTACTGCAGAATTTGAATACAATAATACAGAAGGCTTTTATCAGCTCTGTGATGTGGACAGTGATCTTTCATCAGATACTTTTGATCAATGTATAAGTTTAAGAGGAATAGGTGCTAATTATAATTATGCACGAAACTTCCTATATGCTCAGGTTGCTCAAGCCATAATTCGAAATGATTGGCAAATCAATGGTCAGCATTTATTAGCTTTTGGAATAGAACATAAAAATCAATTTGTGGATGATTATTTAGATGAATTCGATTTTAGAGATTCAGCAAATTTTGCTCAGGTGGATAGGGTAATAGAGCAGGAAAATGAATTGAGGGCATTTTTTACTAATCTTTATATTCAGCACGAATGGCAACTCGATAGTCGACAATCCTTAAATACCGGATTTCGCATAAATTATGGTTCAAATACGGACGAATTACTGTTTAGTCCAAGGGTTCAATATCAATTACTTTTACATCCAGACAAAAGTGGCCAATTAAATATATCTACCGGACTATATAGGCAATATCCATTTTATCGAGAATTAAGAGATTTTTCAGGTAATATTCTACCGGAAGTTCGCGCTCAATCTGCTTTTCATTTAGTAGGGGCATACACTAAAAATTTACAAATATGGGAAAGACCATTCCAGCTTAATTCTTCTATCTATTATAAATACTTATTCAATATAATTCCTTTTGATGTAGATAATATCAGGTTGAGGTACAGACCAGAGTTGACTGCCAATGGCTATGCCTATGGTACGGATTTTAGATTTAGTGGTGAATTCATTCCAGGAACTGAATCTTGGTTTAGTTTAGGTTTATTATCCACCGAAGAAGATATTCAAGAAGATGATAAAGATTATATTAGAAGGCCAACTGATCAAAGAGTAACAGCCTCAATATTCTTTCAAGATAATTTTATTAATGATCCCACACTAAGAGTAAATTTAAAATTACAAATAGGTTCTGGTTTACCTTTTGGTCCACCAAACAGCTTAAATAATCGGAATATTTTTACAGGTGAATGGTATAGAAGAATGGATGTTGGATTTTCGAAGCAGTTTAGGGGAGAAAGACTTCAATCAAATGATTATATTGAGTCTATTTGGTTTGGTGTGGATGTCTTAAATGTTTTAGGCGTTACCAATACAATTTCATATACTTGGATCGAAGATGTTAGTTCAAATACTTTTGCTGTTCCTAATTCACTTTCGGCAAGATTTTTGAACGTAAAAGGAATCGTAAAATTTTAG
- a CDS encoding DUF3352 domain-containing protein, which produces MKKAIIVVSILLCILASSLIYFFYLKPVAKNKPLMAVPPSASIIFEIENPFEQWTNLTENSIWNYLKSDSYFKEIGEDMDELTSDMKSNENIWELVMNRPMVMSIHKTRTEDYDFLYVIDLQRATSLNFAKNYIKDFSDDIEKVYTRDFQQQEIIEIQFKDTPTRYYLYLYENLLSISSTHALIEESIAQLKRPIIIRDFDFIDVSEALKSHDLNMYINYKELPKYLSIWIENDELNHDLFKMLKYSGLSLKANDQKLSASGYASIEKNQKNLLTALMKAGQGECRIGTIVPDNASYYISLTFEDTKSFYKEMEALLENEEEGASYLESKQKIENYLNISIEDNFLNWIEEEIVLIQLNSNSDKNKVELAIAIRHEDFEEAQNQLNYIEEQIRKKTPVKFKGIQYKNHEIQFLSIKGFFKLLLGKAFSAIDKPYYTVMEDYVVFSNSPRTLGKIITAVQEKRTLDHTKEYAVFMENFQYEANLFIYLSSNELLSDAIRILDDKSWKELKIHEDYFRSFPMIGLQLGAEGDLLRHQIQMNYLNHEQITNWHALVNESIQYTEITEEKDKTDDEDLISVENILPEDFNSKSFIEYFENGEVKFEVSLKDGKKQGRYFQFDSLGNMIIKGRYKNDEKSGIWRFYDENGELIRKERF; this is translated from the coding sequence ATGAAAAAAGCCATTATTGTGGTTAGCATTCTGCTTTGCATCCTTGCTTCATCTTTAATTTATTTTTTCTATTTAAAGCCAGTAGCTAAAAATAAACCATTAATGGCAGTACCACCTTCTGCCAGTATTATTTTTGAAATTGAAAATCCGTTTGAACAATGGACTAATCTAACTGAAAACAGCATTTGGAATTATTTGAAATCGGATTCCTACTTTAAAGAAATTGGAGAGGATATGGATGAGCTTACGAGCGATATGAAATCCAATGAAAACATATGGGAATTGGTAATGAATCGTCCCATGGTAATGTCCATTCATAAAACTCGCACAGAGGATTATGACTTTCTATATGTAATTGATCTACAGCGCGCAACCTCTTTAAACTTTGCAAAAAACTACATTAAAGACTTTAGCGATGATATTGAAAAGGTATATACTAGAGATTTTCAACAACAAGAAATTATCGAAATACAATTTAAAGACACTCCCACACGCTATTATTTATACCTCTATGAAAACTTATTAAGCATCTCTTCTACTCATGCTTTGATAGAAGAATCAATTGCACAATTAAAACGTCCTATCATTATTCGTGATTTTGATTTTATTGATGTAAGTGAAGCATTGAAATCACATGATCTTAATATGTATATTAACTATAAAGAACTACCAAAATATCTCTCGATTTGGATTGAAAACGATGAACTGAATCATGATCTATTCAAAATGTTAAAATATAGTGGTTTGTCATTAAAAGCGAATGATCAAAAGCTTTCAGCAAGTGGATATGCAAGTATTGAAAAGAATCAAAAGAACTTATTAACTGCATTAATGAAAGCGGGCCAAGGCGAATGTCGAATAGGTACTATTGTTCCTGACAATGCATCCTACTATATTAGCCTCACTTTTGAAGATACAAAAAGCTTCTATAAGGAAATGGAAGCTTTATTAGAAAATGAAGAAGAAGGTGCTTCATACCTAGAGAGTAAACAGAAAATTGAAAACTATCTTAACATCTCAATTGAAGACAATTTTTTGAATTGGATTGAAGAAGAAATAGTCTTAATACAGCTGAACTCTAATAGTGATAAAAATAAAGTAGAACTTGCAATAGCAATACGTCATGAAGATTTTGAAGAAGCACAAAATCAATTAAACTATATTGAAGAACAAATACGAAAGAAAACACCAGTAAAATTTAAAGGAATACAATATAAAAATCACGAGATCCAGTTTCTATCTATAAAAGGCTTCTTTAAACTTCTTTTAGGAAAAGCATTTTCAGCTATAGATAAACCTTATTATACTGTTATGGAAGATTATGTAGTCTTTAGCAATTCTCCCAGAACATTAGGTAAAATAATTACAGCTGTTCAGGAGAAACGAACATTAGACCATACTAAGGAATATGCAGTTTTCATGGAAAACTTTCAATATGAAGCAAATTTATTTATCTATTTAAGTTCAAATGAATTATTAAGTGATGCTATAAGAATTCTCGATGATAAATCATGGAAAGAGTTGAAAATTCATGAAGACTACTTCCGAAGTTTTCCTATGATAGGTTTACAGTTAGGCGCTGAAGGGGATTTATTAAGGCATCAAATTCAAATGAATTACTTAAATCATGAGCAAATTACAAATTGGCATGCTCTAGTTAATGAAAGTATTCAATATACAGAAATCACTGAAGAGAAAGACAAAACTGATGATGAAGATTTAATATCGGTTGAAAATATTTTACCTGAAGACTTTAATAGTAAGAGCTTTATAGAATATTTTGAGAATGGAGAAGTCAAATTTGAAGTATCCTTGAAAGACGGAAAAAAGCAAGGCCGGTATTTTCAATTTGATAGTCTAGGTAATATGATTATTAAAGGCCGTTACAAAAATGATGAAAAGTCAGGCATTTGGCGCTTTTATGATGAAAATGGAGAATTAATACGAAAAGAACGATTCTAA
- a CDS encoding M57 family metalloprotease, with amino-acid sequence MLTKSRLLTTALFACAMFFFSCQEEEALQVDEFSVDPSVIQKLEDLGFNVNDQAPMLFEEGYLVEGDIYLTDETIAKMERPSFLPESEQYSTDNLVCGPRVITMYADEGRRGYSPAMIAGLDEAISRFNAENLTISFQRITNQNQADIVMTRLSRRDERRGVLGSAGFPTSSCEPYNEIKMSGILESTYGLSTDGIATIIAHEMGHCIGFRHTDYFDRSISCGGSTANEGDGGVGANHIPGTPTGASAADASWMLACTDGSNRPFNNDDKTALDYLY; translated from the coding sequence ATGTTAACAAAGTCAAGACTACTGACAACTGCGCTTTTTGCATGCGCAATGTTCTTTTTCTCATGTCAAGAAGAAGAAGCTTTACAAGTTGATGAATTTTCTGTTGATCCATCAGTTATCCAAAAATTAGAAGACTTAGGTTTCAATGTAAATGACCAAGCTCCAATGCTATTTGAAGAGGGTTATTTAGTTGAAGGTGATATTTATCTTACAGATGAAACTATTGCTAAAATGGAAAGACCTAGCTTCTTACCTGAATCAGAACAATATAGTACTGATAATTTAGTATGTGGTCCGAGAGTGATTACAATGTATGCTGATGAAGGTAGAAGAGGATATAGTCCTGCAATGATTGCAGGTTTAGATGAGGCTATCAGTAGATTTAATGCTGAGAACTTAACTATTTCATTTCAAAGAATTACTAATCAGAATCAGGCAGATATTGTCATGACTAGATTGAGTAGAAGAGATGAGAGAAGAGGTGTATTAGGTTCTGCAGGTTTCCCAACTTCATCTTGCGAACCTTATAATGAAATCAAAATGAGTGGTATACTTGAGTCAACTTACGGTTTAAGTACAGATGGAATTGCTACAATTATTGCTCATGAAATGGGACACTGTATTGGTTTCCGTCATACTGATTATTTTGACAGAAGTATCAGCTGTGGTGGATCAACTGCAAATGAAGGAGATGGTGGAGTAGGTGCTAATCATATTCCTGGCACTCCAACAGGCGCTTCAGCAGCTGACGCTTCTTGGATGCTAGCATGTACTGATGGAAGTAATAGGCCATTTAATAATGATGATAAAACCGCATTAGATTACTTATATTAA
- a CDS encoding acetyl-CoA carboxylase carboxyltransferase subunit alpha, translating to MLLEFEQPIVELENKLAGMKSLAQESDVDISDAIKKLEDKIVSLKKETFQNLTRWQRVQLSRHPDRPYTLDYIYEITEDFVEIHGDRTVKDDKAMVGGFGSVDGQTFMFIGQQKGRNTKQRQMRNFGMANPEGYRKALRLMKMAEKFNKPIVTFIDTPGAFPGLEAEERGQGEAIARNLKEMFMLKVPVICIIIGEGASGGALGIAIGDKVMMLENTWYSVISPESCSSILWRSWDYKEQAAEALKLTAPDMLKHKLIDAIIPEPLGGAHTDLKAVAEEVKKTILKNFKALDKKSAEKRIEERINKFGDMGVVK from the coding sequence ATGCTTTTGGAATTCGAACAACCTATAGTAGAATTAGAAAATAAATTGGCTGGGATGAAGTCTTTAGCACAAGAAAGTGATGTAGATATTTCTGATGCCATAAAAAAACTTGAAGATAAAATTGTGTCCCTAAAGAAAGAGACTTTTCAAAATCTAACCCGATGGCAAAGAGTACAGCTGTCTCGTCATCCAGACAGGCCCTACACATTGGATTATATTTATGAAATCACTGAAGATTTTGTAGAAATCCATGGTGATAGAACGGTAAAGGATGATAAAGCTATGGTGGGTGGTTTTGGAAGTGTTGATGGACAAACATTTATGTTTATTGGTCAACAAAAAGGTAGAAATACCAAGCAACGCCAAATGCGAAATTTCGGGATGGCAAATCCTGAAGGCTATCGAAAAGCTTTAAGATTAATGAAAATGGCTGAAAAGTTTAATAAACCTATCGTTACTTTCATTGATACTCCTGGCGCATTTCCAGGTTTAGAAGCTGAAGAAAGAGGTCAAGGAGAAGCGATCGCTCGTAACTTGAAAGAGATGTTTATGCTTAAAGTACCAGTTATCTGTATTATTATAGGTGAAGGTGCTTCAGGAGGTGCTTTAGGAATTGCAATAGGGGATAAGGTGATGATGCTTGAAAACACTTGGTATTCTGTTATTTCTCCAGAATCCTGTTCATCCATTTTGTGGAGAAGCTGGGATTATAAAGAACAAGCCGCAGAGGCTTTAAAGTTAACTGCACCCGATATGTTAAAACACAAACTTATTGATGCTATCATTCCTGAGCCTTTAGGTGGTGCACATACTGACTTAAAAGCAGTTGCAGAAGAGGTAAAGAAAACAATTTTAAAGAATTTCAAGGCTTTAGACAAGAAATCAGCAGAAAAGCGTATAGAAGAAAGAATTAATAAATTCGGTGATATGGGGGTTGTGAAATAA
- a CDS encoding M57 family metalloprotease, with translation MFKKSKLLAIALMVGAAFFVSCQEEESLQINEFAVDPSVIQKLEDLGFNVNDQAPMIFEGGYLVEGDIYLTDETIAKMERPSFIPDAEQYSTDNLVCGPRVITMYAPEGGRNGYSSAMIAGLDEAIRRFNAENLTITFQRISNQSQADIVMTRLSKRDERRGVLGSAGFPTSSCDPYGEIKMSGVLESSYGLSTNGIATIIAHEMGHCIGFRHTDYFDRSISCGGSTANEGDGGVGANHIPGTPTGASAAAKSWMLACTDGSDRPFNNDDKTALNYLY, from the coding sequence ATGTTTAAAAAGTCGAAATTACTCGCAATTGCATTAATGGTTGGCGCAGCCTTCTTCGTTTCATGTCAGGAAGAAGAATCATTGCAAATAAATGAATTTGCTGTTGATCCATCAGTTATCCAGAAATTAGAAGATTTAGGATTCAATGTAAATGATCAAGCTCCTATGATTTTTGAAGGTGGGTATTTAGTAGAAGGCGATATTTACCTTACGGATGAAACTATCGCTAAAATGGAAAGACCAAGTTTTATTCCGGATGCAGAACAATACAGTACTGATAATTTAGTGTGTGGTCCGAGAGTGATTACTATGTATGCTCCAGAAGGTGGAAGAAACGGTTATAGCTCAGCAATGATAGCTGGATTAGATGAGGCAATCAGAAGATTTAATGCTGAAAATTTAACCATTACTTTCCAAAGAATCTCAAATCAGAGCCAAGCAGATATTGTAATGACAAGATTAAGCAAAAGAGATGAGAGAAGAGGCGTTTTAGGTTCTGCAGGATTCCCAACTTCATCTTGTGATCCATATGGTGAAATCAAAATGAGTGGGGTGTTAGAGTCATCTTATGGTTTAAGCACTAACGGTATCGCAACTATTATAGCTCATGAAATGGGCCATTGCATCGGTTTCCGTCATACAGATTATTTTGACAGAAGCATCAGCTGTGGTGGATCTACTGCAAATGAAGGTGATGGTGGAGTAGGAGCAAATCATATTCCTGGTACTCCAACTGGAGCTTCTGCTGCTGCTAAATCATGGATGTTAGCATGTACTGATGGAAGCGATAGACCATTCAATAATGATGACAAAACTGCATTAAACTACTTATATTAA
- a CDS encoding MBL fold metallo-hydrolase translates to MNLHIIETGFFKLDGGAMFGVVPKSLWSRTTPADENNMCTWAMRCLAIEDGDQLILIDNGIGDKQSEKFFSHFYLHGEASLEGSLKKAGFSKNDVSDMFLTHLHFDHCGGGVKWQDDDHTKLDIEFKKAKYWSNQDHWKWATEPNAREKASFLKENILPMHESGHLHFADKGKPSPFSQFDILYADGHTDKQMIPKIKYKDKTIVFAADLLPSVGHIPLPYVMGYDTRPLLTLTEKEKFLKEAADNQYIIFLEHDAQNECCTVKNTEKGVRLDQTFKLSEVL, encoded by the coding sequence ATGAATTTACATATTATAGAAACAGGATTTTTTAAGTTAGATGGTGGTGCCATGTTTGGTGTGGTTCCTAAATCTTTATGGTCTCGCACAACTCCCGCTGATGAAAATAATATGTGCACATGGGCTATGCGATGTTTGGCGATTGAAGATGGTGATCAATTAATTTTGATTGATAATGGGATAGGAGATAAGCAAAGTGAAAAGTTCTTCAGTCATTTTTATTTGCATGGTGAAGCAAGTCTAGAGGGATCACTCAAAAAAGCAGGTTTTTCAAAGAATGATGTTAGCGATATGTTTTTAACGCATCTTCATTTTGACCATTGTGGTGGTGGTGTGAAATGGCAAGATGACGATCATACTAAATTAGATATTGAATTTAAAAAGGCCAAATATTGGTCAAACCAAGATCATTGGAAATGGGCTACAGAACCTAATGCTAGAGAAAAAGCTAGCTTCTTGAAAGAGAATATTCTGCCAATGCATGAAAGTGGTCATTTACATTTTGCTGATAAAGGAAAACCATCTCCCTTCTCACAATTTGATATTTTGTATGCGGACGGCCATACGGATAAACAGATGATTCCTAAAATTAAGTATAAAGATAAAACCATTGTATTTGCTGCTGACTTATTGCCATCCGTTGGTCATATTCCCTTACCTTATGTAATGGGATATGATACACGTCCTCTTTTAACCTTAACAGAAAAAGAGAAGTTTTTGAAAGAAGCAGCTGATAATCAATATATCATATTTTTAGAACATGATGCTCAAAATGAATGCTGTACAGTCAAAAACACTGAAAAAGGTGTTCGTTTAGATCAAACATTCAAATTATCTGAGGTGTTATAA
- a CDS encoding metal-dependent hydrolase family protein: protein MTSKRIIKNKVFALAIFLLIGINIQAQYLLKPQFVFDGENLHDSWVVLVEDNLITGVGSVNKIQTPEGTKTIMLEGKTLMPGIIEGHSHILLHPYNETDWNDQVLKESHEERAIRAAVHVQNSLMAGVTTMRDLGSEGAGYADVAVKQSIEKGIISGPRLLVAGPAIVATGAYGPKGFHEGVDVPLGAEMVSGESECIAAVRRQFGNGADFIKVYADYRWQAGASSQTTFMLDELAIIVKTAKTAGTYVVAHASTPEGMRNATLAGVETIEHGDGGTAEVFALMKEKGVALCPTIAAGDAISRYRGWDGSDATMPVRIKQKKESFQLALKSGVKIAFGGDVGVFTHGQNYREMELMVEYGMNTKSVLKSATSGNASIFHLNQLGHIKAGFLADIIAVEGNPLEDIKNMRQVDFVMKNGIIYKE from the coding sequence ATGACTTCGAAAAGAATTATTAAAAACAAAGTATTTGCGCTGGCTATATTTTTACTGATTGGTATTAATATTCAAGCTCAATATTTATTAAAACCGCAATTTGTATTTGATGGTGAAAATCTTCATGATAGCTGGGTGGTTTTAGTTGAAGATAACTTAATTACTGGCGTTGGATCAGTAAATAAAATACAAACTCCAGAAGGGACAAAAACAATAATGTTAGAAGGCAAAACATTGATGCCTGGTATAATTGAGGGTCATTCTCACATATTATTACATCCGTACAATGAAACGGACTGGAATGATCAGGTTTTAAAAGAATCGCATGAGGAAAGAGCTATTCGAGCAGCCGTCCATGTTCAAAATTCCTTAATGGCTGGAGTCACTACTATGCGGGATTTAGGAAGTGAAGGGGCTGGTTATGCCGATGTAGCAGTTAAACAAAGTATAGAAAAAGGAATAATTTCAGGTCCCAGATTATTAGTGGCAGGTCCTGCTATAGTGGCCACTGGAGCTTATGGCCCAAAAGGATTTCATGAAGGTGTGGATGTGCCGCTTGGTGCAGAAATGGTTAGTGGAGAATCTGAATGCATTGCAGCAGTTCGCAGACAATTTGGAAATGGTGCTGACTTTATAAAAGTGTATGCAGATTATAGATGGCAAGCAGGAGCTTCAAGTCAAACTACTTTCATGTTGGATGAATTAGCTATTATAGTAAAAACCGCTAAAACTGCTGGAACCTATGTAGTGGCACATGCTTCTACTCCAGAAGGAATGCGTAATGCAACACTAGCAGGGGTAGAAACTATAGAGCATGGTGATGGTGGTACAGCTGAAGTATTTGCCTTAATGAAAGAAAAGGGAGTTGCATTATGTCCGACTATTGCTGCTGGGGATGCGATCTCCCGTTATAGAGGTTGGGATGGGAGTGATGCTACTATGCCCGTTAGAATAAAACAGAAAAAGGAGTCATTTCAATTAGCACTAAAATCAGGAGTTAAAATTGCATTTGGTGGAGATGTAGGTGTTTTTACACATGGACAGAATTACAGAGAGATGGAGTTGATGGTTGAATATGGAATGAATACAAAATCTGTGTTAAAATCTGCTACCAGTGGCAATGCAAGTATATTTCATCTCAATCAGTTAGGTCATATAAAAGCAGGCTTCCTAGCTGATATAATTGCTGTTGAAGGTAATCCTTTAGAGGATATAAAAAATATGCGACAGGTTGATTTTGTGATGAAAAACGGTATTATATATAAAGAATAA
- a CDS encoding patatin-like phospholipase family protein — translation MKIGLALSGGGARGFAHLGIAQFLYEQNIKPDIISGTSAGAIAGAFLAAGYLPKRTLEIISDINFLKFFRPAMSWSGLVSLEKISGLLLEYFPDNSFNSLKIPLIISTTNYSKGENVNFDSGELIKPLLASASIPVIFKPIMMGEDSYVDGGITNNMPANLLHTKADFIIGVNCNPVGPANINHNMKEMLERSLMMAINYQTKEQAQLCDLFIEPYKLSDYKVFSLSKAQEIYDIGYESVKVAFSKLDEDHPLKQNFKTV, via the coding sequence ATGAAAATTGGTTTGGCACTTTCTGGTGGTGGAGCAAGAGGTTTTGCTCATTTAGGTATTGCTCAATTCCTTTATGAGCAAAATATTAAACCCGATATTATTTCTGGTACAAGTGCTGGAGCAATTGCAGGTGCATTTTTGGCAGCAGGATACTTACCAAAACGTACTTTGGAAATTATTTCAGACATTAATTTCTTGAAATTCTTTAGACCTGCTATGTCTTGGTCCGGTTTGGTTAGCCTTGAGAAAATTTCAGGTTTATTACTAGAATATTTTCCAGATAATTCATTCAATAGTTTAAAAATCCCTCTGATCATTTCAACTACTAATTATTCAAAAGGTGAAAACGTAAACTTTGATTCGGGTGAATTAATTAAACCTTTATTAGCTTCAGCTAGTATACCAGTTATCTTTAAACCAATTATGATGGGTGAAGATAGTTATGTTGATGGAGGGATTACTAACAATATGCCTGCAAATTTATTACATACTAAAGCTGATTTCATCATTGGTGTAAACTGTAACCCAGTAGGCCCAGCAAATATTAATCATAATATGAAAGAGATGTTGGAGCGTAGTTTAATGATGGCTATTAATTATCAAACCAAGGAACAAGCTCAATTATGCGATCTGTTTATTGAGCCATACAAATTGTCTGACTATAAGGTTTTTTCATTATCTAAAGCTCAGGAGATTTATGATATAGGTTATGAAAGTGTTAAAGTAGCATTCTCAAAATTGGATGAAGATCATCCATTAAAGCAAAATTTTAAGACGGTATAA
- a CDS encoding arsenate reductase family protein → MRKVVYYLSTCDTCKKIMSQLDLTDFEKIDIKNNPLSEPQLLELYANTESYEALFNKRAIKYRQQGLNEKDLSENDFKKLLLEEYTFLKRPVFLINGELFVGNAKKTVENLKEKIGK, encoded by the coding sequence ATGAGAAAAGTAGTTTATTATTTAAGTACTTGCGACACATGCAAAAAGATTATGTCTCAATTGGATTTAACTGATTTTGAGAAGATTGATATTAAAAATAATCCACTGTCAGAACCTCAATTATTAGAGTTATATGCGAATACTGAATCTTATGAAGCCTTATTTAACAAAAGAGCGATAAAGTATCGTCAGCAAGGTTTGAATGAAAAAGATTTATCTGAAAACGATTTTAAAAAGTTGCTTTTAGAAGAGTATACCTTCTTAAAAAGACCAGTATTTTTAATAAATGGAGAATTGTTTGTTGGAAATGCTAAAAAAACTGTTGAAAATCTAAAAGAGAAAATAGGCAAATAG